A part of Winslowiella toletana genomic DNA contains:
- a CDS encoding ABC transporter substrate-binding protein gives MKTLFASVLASAIILALPAAQAADTDLAALEKAAKSEGQVNSVGMPDSWANWKDTWNDISSKYGIKHSDTDMSSAQEIAKFAAEKNNASADIGDVGAAFGPVALQKGVTQPYKPSTWDQVPAWAKDKDGHWALAYTGTIAFLVNKQLVKDVPHSWADLKKGKYVVTIGDVGVAAQAANGVLAANYALGGNEKDLKPALAFFGDLAKQGRLGVTDPVIANIEKGEVAVAVVWDFNALNYRDQIDKSRFEVLIPSDGSVTSGYTTIINKYAKHPNAARLAREYIFSDAGQINLAKGYARPIRAEHLTLPADVQAKLLPQEQYKNARPIADQAAWEKTSKLLPRLWQENVTINMQQ, from the coding sequence ATGAAAACTTTGTTCGCATCAGTGTTAGCCAGTGCCATTATCCTTGCGCTGCCCGCCGCGCAGGCCGCCGATACCGATCTGGCCGCGCTGGAGAAAGCGGCGAAAAGTGAAGGGCAGGTTAACAGCGTCGGCATGCCAGACAGCTGGGCCAACTGGAAAGATACCTGGAACGATATCAGCAGCAAATACGGCATTAAGCACAGCGATACCGATATGTCCTCCGCGCAGGAGATCGCTAAATTTGCTGCGGAAAAAAATAACGCCAGCGCCGATATCGGTGATGTCGGCGCCGCCTTTGGTCCGGTAGCTTTGCAAAAAGGCGTGACCCAGCCCTATAAACCTTCCACCTGGGATCAGGTTCCAGCCTGGGCTAAAGATAAAGATGGTCACTGGGCGCTGGCCTATACCGGCACCATCGCCTTCCTGGTGAATAAGCAGCTGGTGAAAGATGTTCCGCACAGCTGGGCTGACCTGAAAAAAGGCAAATATGTAGTGACCATCGGTGATGTCGGCGTTGCCGCCCAGGCCGCCAATGGCGTGCTGGCGGCTAACTATGCGCTGGGTGGTAACGAGAAAGATCTGAAACCGGCGCTGGCGTTCTTTGGCGATCTGGCGAAGCAGGGGCGTCTGGGCGTGACCGATCCAGTGATTGCCAATATCGAGAAGGGCGAAGTGGCGGTAGCGGTGGTGTGGGACTTTAACGCGCTGAACTATCGTGACCAGATTGATAAAAGCCGCTTTGAAGTGCTGATCCCTTCCGATGGCTCTGTCACCTCCGGCTATACCACCATCATCAATAAATACGCTAAACATCCGAACGCCGCCAGACTGGCGCGCGAGTATATCTTCTCTGATGCCGGACAGATTAACCTGGCGAAAGGCTATGCGCGTCCGATTCGCGCTGAGCATCTGACCTTACCGGCGGATGTGCAGGCAAAACTGCTGCCGCAGGAACAGTATAAAAATGCCCGTCCGATTGCCGATCAGGCCGCGTGGGAGAAAACCTCAAAACTGCTGCCGCGTCTGTGGCAGGAAAATGTGACCATTAATATGCAGCAGTAA
- a CDS encoding alkaline phosphatase family protein yields the protein MKTILVVLDGLSNQVAQHAMGYLYAECAQGKGQYYVMTCELPSLSRPLYECILTGVPPVKSGIIHNGVNRLSNQQSLFHYARAGGLTTAAAAYHWVSELYNRTPFSAARDRHTSAPELPIQYGHFYSDDRYPDSHLFEDAESLRLLHDPDFLLIHPMNIDDAGHRYGLSSPQYRNSARVADGLLSHWMPGWLAAGYQVVVTADHGMNDDRSHGGILPEETQVPLFVFGASFSLQAELMPLQTELCGTLCTLLGVEHDKPLCRGLLRLNKEPAA from the coding sequence ATGAAAACGATTCTGGTAGTTCTTGACGGCCTGAGCAATCAGGTCGCCCAACACGCGATGGGTTACTTATATGCCGAGTGCGCACAGGGAAAAGGTCAGTATTATGTGATGACCTGTGAGCTGCCATCGCTGTCACGTCCGCTGTATGAATGCATCCTCACCGGCGTGCCGCCGGTGAAAAGCGGCATTATTCACAATGGCGTCAATCGCCTGAGCAACCAGCAGAGCCTGTTCCACTATGCGCGCGCTGGCGGACTCACCACCGCCGCGGCGGCCTATCACTGGGTCAGTGAGCTGTATAACCGCACGCCATTCAGCGCCGCGCGCGATCGCCATACCTCGGCGCCAGAGTTGCCGATTCAGTATGGTCATTTCTACTCGGATGACCGTTATCCCGATTCACATCTGTTTGAAGATGCTGAAAGTCTGCGCTTACTGCACGATCCCGATTTTCTGCTGATTCACCCGATGAATATCGATGATGCCGGACACCGTTATGGTCTGTCGTCGCCACAATATCGCAATAGCGCACGGGTGGCCGACGGCCTGCTGTCGCACTGGATGCCGGGCTGGCTGGCAGCCGGTTATCAGGTAGTGGTGACCGCCGATCACGGGATGAATGACGATCGCAGTCATGGCGGTATCCTGCCGGAAGAGACTCAGGTGCCGCTGTTTGTGTTTGGCGCCAGTTTCTCGCTACAGGCGGAGCTGATGCCGCTGCAAACCGAGCTGTGTGGCACCCTCTGCACCCTGCTTGGCGTAGAGCATGATAAACCGCTCTGTCGTGGGCTACTGCGGCTGAACAAGGAGCCAGCGGCATGA